One segment of Streptosporangium brasiliense DNA contains the following:
- a CDS encoding DUF3105 domain-containing protein gives MSGDARATIKQRLATVRAQQRRRTIAVTGAAVVVFGGITAAATVLILQERSRSSLDAVQTIAVTQREHTTGPVTYPQSPPVGGDHDPAWQNCGIYRRPLRAENVVHAQEHGAVWITYRPDLPRDQVEELLALTRGRDYVIVSPFPGLAAPVVASAWTKQLTLDGVDDPRLPAFLRAHIQGPATPEPGASCSGGIGEPSA, from the coding sequence ATGAGCGGCGACGCACGCGCGACAATCAAGCAACGACTCGCCACGGTGCGGGCCCAGCAGCGCAGGCGCACGATCGCCGTCACCGGCGCCGCGGTGGTCGTCTTCGGCGGGATCACCGCGGCGGCGACGGTGCTGATCCTCCAGGAACGCTCCCGCTCATCGCTGGACGCGGTGCAGACCATCGCCGTCACCCAGCGCGAACACACCACGGGTCCGGTGACGTACCCGCAGAGCCCGCCGGTCGGTGGCGATCACGACCCCGCCTGGCAGAACTGCGGCATCTACCGCCGGCCGCTGCGCGCCGAGAACGTCGTGCACGCCCAGGAGCACGGGGCGGTGTGGATCACCTACCGGCCGGACCTGCCCCGGGACCAGGTCGAAGAACTGCTGGCGCTGACGCGGGGCCGCGACTACGTCATCGTCTCGCCCTTCCCTGGCCTGGCCGCCCCGGTGGTGGCCAGCGCCTGGACCAAGCAACTGACGCTGGACGGCGTCGACGATCCGCGTCTGCCGGCGTTCCTGCGCGCCCACATCCAAGGCCCGGCCACCCCCGAGCCCGGCGCCTCCTGCTCCGGCGGCATCGGGGAACCCTCCGCATGA
- a CDS encoding M56 family metallopeptidase: MTVWLIAAAVALVPLLLGGRAAERLAGAGWTHRCPRAALVMWQAIGLAGGLGAIGIGLVAAVAPLAAVFPHGAHTLFRQLVEGRGLDGLGPAHVAALVWSVGLIGWLALHTVRAALGTVRAQRRQRLLVDVVADPCVLRDAYVLPGERPVAYCIPGRRARIVLSAGAVELLGAEELEAVLGHERAHAAGRHDLLLLPFLALAQAFPWLPAAGTARQVVPVLLEMLADDRARRAHGELPLARALVRMAATATGPAPAGGLALADTAVVHRLERLISGPQRQPRWVPAAAYCAAGLLLSGPAAVLVAPVLCITIWRI, from the coding sequence GTGACCGTCTGGCTGATCGCCGCGGCTGTGGCGCTGGTCCCGCTGCTGCTGGGCGGCCGGGCGGCCGAGCGGCTGGCCGGGGCCGGATGGACGCATCGCTGTCCTCGCGCCGCCTTGGTCATGTGGCAGGCGATCGGGCTGGCCGGTGGGCTGGGCGCGATCGGCATCGGCCTGGTGGCCGCGGTGGCACCGCTCGCCGCGGTGTTCCCGCACGGCGCGCACACTCTGTTCCGGCAGCTCGTCGAGGGCCGGGGCCTGGACGGTCTGGGGCCGGCGCACGTCGCCGCGCTCGTGTGGAGCGTCGGCCTGATCGGCTGGCTGGCGCTGCACACGGTGCGGGCCGCGCTGGGCACGGTCCGGGCCCAGCGCCGGCAGCGGCTGCTGGTGGACGTCGTGGCCGACCCGTGCGTGCTGCGTGATGCCTACGTGCTGCCCGGTGAGCGGCCGGTGGCCTACTGCATTCCCGGTCGCCGGGCCCGCATCGTGCTCAGCGCGGGGGCGGTGGAACTCTTGGGCGCCGAGGAGCTTGAGGCGGTGCTCGGTCACGAACGGGCGCACGCCGCGGGCCGTCACGACCTGCTGCTGCTCCCGTTCCTGGCGCTCGCGCAGGCGTTTCCCTGGCTTCCCGCCGCGGGCACGGCCCGTCAGGTCGTCCCCGTGCTGCTGGAGATGCTGGCCGATGACCGGGCCCGCCGGGCGCACGGCGAACTGCCGCTGGCCCGCGCGCTGGTACGGATGGCCGCCACCGCGACCGGCCCCGCCCCGGCGGGCGGTCTGGCCCTGGCCGACACCGCGGTCGTCCATCGTCTGGAGCGGTTGATCAGCGGTCCGCAGCGGCAACCACGCTGGGTGCCTGCCGCGGCCTACTGCGCCGCGGGCCTGCTGCTGAGTGGGCCGGCGGCCGTACTGGTCGCGCCCGTGCTGTGCATCACCATCTGGCGGATCTGA
- a CDS encoding cation diffusion facilitator family transporter, with the protein MGYGHGHGHGHTEPTAAAAHRGRLAIVLLLTTVVLVVEALGAVLSGSLALLADAGHMATDAAGVALALFAIWVAGKPASAQRTFGYQRAEILAAAINAVVLLALSAYILYEAVRRFADPEPVGGTVMLVAAVAGLVANAIGLWLLRRGQAESLNLRGAYLEVLGDLLGSVAVIVAAVVIALTGWTTVDPIVSVVIALLIVPRTWSLLREAVNILLEAAPKGVDLEEVRRHLMEAPGVLDVHDLHAWTITSGVPVMSAHVVVEERVLADGAFGQVLDRLHECLAGHFDVEHSTLQLEPAGHAGHEGARHR; encoded by the coding sequence ATGGGATACGGGCACGGACATGGCCACGGGCACACGGAACCGACCGCGGCCGCGGCGCACCGCGGCCGCCTGGCGATCGTGTTGCTGCTGACCACCGTTGTGCTCGTCGTCGAGGCCTTGGGGGCGGTGCTGTCGGGCAGCCTGGCCCTGCTCGCCGACGCCGGGCACATGGCCACCGACGCGGCCGGTGTCGCCCTGGCCCTGTTCGCCATCTGGGTGGCGGGCAAGCCGGCCAGCGCTCAGCGGACCTTCGGCTACCAGCGGGCAGAGATCCTCGCCGCCGCGATCAACGCGGTCGTGCTGCTCGCCCTGAGCGCCTACATCCTGTACGAGGCCGTGCGGCGCTTCGCCGATCCCGAGCCGGTCGGCGGGACGGTGATGCTGGTGGCCGCGGTGGCGGGCCTGGTCGCCAACGCGATCGGGCTGTGGCTGCTGCGCCGGGGCCAGGCCGAGAGCCTCAACCTGCGGGGCGCCTACCTGGAGGTCCTCGGCGACCTGCTGGGGTCGGTCGCGGTGATCGTCGCGGCGGTCGTCATCGCGCTCACCGGCTGGACGACGGTGGACCCGATCGTCTCCGTCGTCATCGCCCTGCTGATCGTGCCGCGCACCTGGAGTCTGCTGCGCGAGGCCGTGAACATCCTGCTGGAGGCCGCTCCCAAGGGCGTCGACCTGGAGGAGGTCCGCCGGCATCTGATGGAGGCACCGGGCGTCCTCGACGTGCACGACCTGCACGCCTGGACCATCACCTCCGGCGTTCCCGTCATGTCGGCCCATGTCGTGGTGGAAGAGCGGGTGCTGGCCGACGGCGCCTTCGGCCAGGTGCTGGACCGGCTGCATGAGTGCCTTGCCGGGCACTTCGACGTCGAGCACTCCACGCTGCAACTGGAGCCCGCCGGGCACGCCGGCCACGAAGGCGCCCGGCACCGCTGA
- the cmtR gene encoding Cd(II)/Pb(II)-sensing metalloregulatory transcriptional regulator CmtR, with translation MFTATTRLDAMARIGRALADSNRCRILIALLQGPAYPARLAADLGLTRQNVSNHLACLRGCGLVVAVPEGRQTRYELSDQRLAHAIEDLVHVALAVDPDHHDAHEVDPAE, from the coding sequence ATGTTCACCGCCACGACGCGCCTGGACGCGATGGCCCGGATCGGGCGAGCGCTGGCCGACTCCAACCGCTGCCGGATCCTCATCGCCCTCCTCCAAGGACCCGCCTACCCGGCGCGCCTGGCCGCCGATCTCGGGCTGACGCGCCAGAACGTCTCCAACCACCTGGCGTGCCTGCGAGGCTGCGGCCTGGTCGTCGCGGTGCCCGAGGGGCGCCAGACCCGCTACGAGCTGTCCGACCAGCGCCTCGCCCATGCCATCGAGGATCTGGTCCACGTCGCGCTCGCCGTCGATCCCGACCATCACGACGCGCACGAGGTGGATCCCGCCGAGTAG
- a CDS encoding CopD family protein, whose protein sequence is MTDVGQVFSSAYGWLLCAKTAAFIALGVLGRLHRRRTVADLRQNRPRSFLRLALAEVAIMAVVIGLAVALSRTAPPVTAAATDPVRDLLGYVLPPEITLPRLAVA, encoded by the coding sequence TTGACCGACGTCGGGCAGGTGTTCTCCTCGGCCTACGGGTGGCTGCTGTGCGCCAAAACGGCCGCGTTCATCGCCCTCGGAGTCCTCGGCCGGCTGCACCGGCGGCGTACGGTGGCCGATCTGCGCCAGAACAGGCCGCGGTCGTTCCTGCGGCTGGCCCTCGCCGAAGTCGCGATCATGGCGGTGGTCATCGGGCTGGCGGTGGCGCTGTCGCGCACCGCGCCACCGGTCACCGCCGCGGCGACCGATCCCGTCCGCGACCTGCTCGGCTACGTCCTGCCGCCCGAGATCACCCTCCCCCGGCTGGCCGTGGCGTGA
- a CDS encoding coiled-coil domain-containing protein: protein MGSGNAAPRPDAEQLRRQPAGLQKEYDAFIAGYNANRIALGDARNAEKLAATRLGQAQRDYEAARTRVAEMVRLRYQATPFGTGTPLLAAGDPHASIHAAALLQQKADGQTENLRRFEEVRDTRRLARESAARRARELREKAEEVGREKRTAERLIAKIEDALEQIVPTPGLRRPDGTWVPEIPGGPDNITPRLRLLRTQAESRFDIPSGIGCYRTRQDGGEHPQGRACDFMITRGGTWPSPAQVALGDRLAAWAIGNARRLGVKYVIYRQRIWQGGGWRAMSDRGSITENHQDHVHISMF, encoded by the coding sequence GTGGGATCCGGGAACGCCGCGCCCCGGCCCGACGCCGAGCAGTTGCGCCGCCAGCCGGCCGGCCTGCAGAAGGAGTACGACGCCTTCATCGCCGGCTACAACGCCAATCGCATCGCGCTGGGCGACGCCCGAAACGCCGAGAAGCTCGCCGCGACGCGCCTGGGCCAGGCGCAGCGCGACTACGAGGCGGCGCGGACACGTGTCGCCGAGATGGTGCGGCTGAGATACCAGGCAACCCCGTTCGGCACCGGAACGCCCCTGCTCGCGGCGGGCGATCCGCACGCCTCCATCCACGCCGCGGCGCTCCTGCAGCAGAAGGCCGATGGGCAGACCGAGAATCTCAGGCGATTCGAGGAGGTGCGCGATACCCGCCGCCTGGCCCGCGAGTCGGCGGCCCGCCGGGCGCGCGAGCTTCGCGAGAAGGCCGAGGAGGTCGGCCGGGAGAAGCGGACCGCCGAAAGGCTCATCGCGAAGATCGAAGACGCGCTCGAACAGATCGTTCCGACTCCTGGCCTGCGCAGACCGGATGGCACCTGGGTGCCCGAGATCCCGGGAGGGCCGGACAACATCACCCCCCGGCTGCGCCTGCTGCGCACCCAGGCCGAGAGCCGGTTCGACATCCCCAGCGGCATCGGCTGCTACCGCACGCGCCAGGACGGCGGCGAGCATCCTCAGGGCCGGGCCTGCGACTTCATGATCACCCGCGGCGGGACATGGCCGTCGCCCGCGCAGGTCGCGTTAGGCGATCGGCTGGCGGCGTGGGCGATCGGGAACGCCCGGCGGCTGGGGGTCAAGTATGTGATCTACCGGCAGCGGATCTGGCAGGGCGGCGGCTGGCGGGCCATGTCCGACCGCGGCAGCATCACCGAGAACCACCAGGATCATGTTCATATCTCGATGTTCTAG